One window from the genome of Nitrospinaceae bacterium encodes:
- a CDS encoding DUF4159 domain-containing protein: MFPDKALSRRHFLGYAAAIAAGALAPPAGTWAQSPAEVKSSANKPPPAFVPGQIRYRGGRWQEYPSAMASMLDEIRKRTSIDSGPEAQVVDLSSPELFKYPFLYLSGRYDFDLPEAAEIDRLRRHLTYGGFLLVDDGLGVKNEGFGLKARELIAKLFPREALEPLPNDHALFKSYYLIRSVGGRQSVSQELEGVRLGGFTPLVYCRNDLGGAWARRPDGGWVEGCSPGGEPQRKSAFQLGVNIVLYAMTGNYKQDLIHHPIIQRRLNQG, translated from the coding sequence ATGTTCCCTGATAAGGCCCTGAGTCGCCGTCATTTCCTCGGCTACGCCGCAGCCATTGCCGCTGGTGCGCTTGCGCCTCCCGCAGGCACTTGGGCGCAGAGCCCAGCCGAGGTGAAAAGCAGCGCAAACAAGCCGCCGCCCGCCTTTGTTCCCGGTCAGATTCGCTATCGAGGTGGCCGCTGGCAGGAGTATCCCTCCGCCATGGCCTCGATGCTCGATGAAATCAGAAAGCGAACGAGCATCGACTCCGGCCCCGAGGCCCAGGTTGTCGATCTCTCATCCCCGGAACTATTCAAATATCCTTTTCTCTATCTCTCGGGGCGCTATGATTTCGATTTGCCCGAGGCCGCAGAGATTGATCGACTTCGTCGTCATCTGACTTACGGCGGGTTTTTGTTGGTGGATGATGGCCTTGGCGTGAAAAACGAGGGTTTTGGTCTAAAGGCGAGAGAGCTTATCGCCAAACTCTTCCCGCGCGAGGCGCTTGAGCCCCTTCCCAACGATCATGCGCTGTTCAAGAGCTACTACCTCATTCGCTCGGTCGGCGGTCGGCAATCGGTCAGCCAGGAGCTTGAAGGGGTGAGGCTGGGTGGTTTTACGCCGCTCGTCTATTGTCGCAACGATTTGGGCGGGGCCTGGGCGCGTCGGCCCGATGGTGGCTGGGTCGAGGGTTGCTCGCCCGGGGGGGAGCCCCAGCGAAAGTCCGCATTTCAACTGGGCGTGAACATCGTCCTCTATGCGATGACGGGCAACTACAAACAAGATTTGATACATCACCCAATTATCCAGCGCCGTTTGAATCAGGGGTAA